In a single window of the Catalinimonas alkaloidigena genome:
- the galB gene encoding beta-galactosidase GalB: MSFNDDWQFFLGDDSAAIDPAFDDADWRTLRLPHDWSIEGEFSEDNPAKPEGGGLPTGVAWYRKTFTLPDSGAGRHVFIDFDGIYRNSEVWINGHSLGVRPNGYISFRYDLTPYLHADDRANVLAVRVDNAGQPNSRWYSGSGIYRNVWLVTTGPAYVDHWGTFVTTPQVDSAAAQVEVAIRLQRDDSVTGDLTVQTVLLDAEGNQVNEESLPSTVVGGSSIRLKQQLTIAHPTWWSVDRPTLYTAVTEVRLDGKLTDRYETLFGIRTFRFDAEKGFFLNGQPLKILGVCNHHDLGALGAAVNTRAMERQLEILKAMGCNAIRTAHNPPAPELLDLCDRMGFLVMDESFDMWRKKKTNQDYHLDFPEWHARDLQDMVLRDRNHPSIFMWSIGNEIREQFDSTGLTITPELVQLVKDLDTTRPVTSALTENIPEKNFISQSGALDVLGFNYKHEAYPELPQRFPGQKFIATENNSALATRGHYDMPSDSIRRWPEAYNVPLKGANDDWTVSAYDNVSAYWGSTHEETWRVIKKYPFLSGMFIWTGFDYLGEPIPYPWPARSSYFGVIDLAGFPKDAYYLYQSEWTNDEPVLHVFPHWNWKPGQTVDVWAYYNQADEVELFLNGESLGTRAKGDDEFHVMWRVPYQPGTIKAISRKNGETVLTREIHTAGAPAKIELVADRDRLTADGRDLSFVTVKILDADGNLVPHADHLVQFQVEGEGELVGVDNGYQASMESFKADHRKAFNGLCLAIVQTTENAGTITLQAQAEGLESASVTLTTKN; the protein is encoded by the coding sequence ATGAGTTTCAACGACGACTGGCAGTTCTTTTTGGGCGACGATTCGGCAGCAATTGATCCGGCGTTTGACGATGCGGATTGGCGAACCCTACGGTTGCCGCACGACTGGAGCATCGAAGGAGAATTCAGTGAGGACAACCCCGCCAAACCGGAGGGCGGCGGGCTGCCGACAGGCGTGGCGTGGTACCGGAAAACGTTTACGCTGCCGGATTCAGGGGCGGGGCGCCACGTCTTTATCGACTTCGACGGGATTTACCGGAACAGTGAAGTATGGATCAACGGTCATTCGCTGGGCGTGCGGCCGAACGGCTACATCTCGTTTCGCTACGACCTGACGCCTTACCTGCACGCGGACGATCGCGCGAACGTGCTGGCGGTGCGGGTCGATAACGCCGGACAGCCCAATTCGCGGTGGTATTCGGGGTCGGGGATTTACCGGAACGTCTGGCTCGTGACCACCGGCCCGGCGTACGTGGACCACTGGGGCACGTTCGTCACCACGCCGCAAGTCGACTCGGCCGCGGCGCAAGTGGAAGTGGCGATCCGGCTGCAACGTGACGATTCCGTAACCGGCGACCTGACCGTACAGACCGTGTTGCTGGATGCAGAGGGGAATCAGGTCAATGAGGAATCGCTACCCTCGACAGTGGTCGGCGGTTCGTCCATCCGCCTGAAACAGCAACTCACCATTGCCCATCCTACGTGGTGGTCGGTGGATCGGCCGACACTCTACACCGCCGTGACGGAAGTGCGGCTGGACGGAAAACTGACGGATCGTTACGAGACGCTGTTCGGCATCCGCACCTTTCGTTTCGACGCCGAAAAAGGGTTTTTCCTGAACGGACAGCCCCTGAAAATCCTGGGTGTCTGCAACCACCACGACCTGGGCGCGCTGGGCGCCGCCGTCAATACCCGCGCGATGGAGCGGCAACTGGAAATCCTGAAAGCGATGGGCTGCAACGCCATCCGCACGGCACACAATCCACCTGCGCCGGAACTGCTTGACCTGTGTGACCGGATGGGCTTTCTGGTGATGGACGAGTCGTTCGACATGTGGCGGAAGAAAAAAACCAACCAGGATTACCACCTCGACTTCCCCGAGTGGCACGCACGGGATTTGCAGGACATGGTGCTCCGCGACCGCAACCATCCGTCCATCTTTATGTGGAGCATCGGCAACGAAATCCGCGAGCAGTTCGACAGCACCGGCCTGACGATTACGCCGGAACTGGTCCAACTCGTGAAAGACCTCGACACCACCCGGCCCGTCACTTCCGCCCTGACCGAGAATATTCCCGAGAAGAACTTCATCTCCCAGTCGGGGGCGTTGGATGTGCTGGGTTTCAACTACAAACACGAAGCGTACCCCGAACTGCCGCAGCGTTTTCCTGGTCAGAAGTTCATCGCGACGGAGAACAATTCGGCTCTCGCCACGCGGGGTCATTACGACATGCCCTCCGACAGCATCCGCCGCTGGCCTGAGGCGTACAACGTGCCGCTGAAAGGCGCGAACGACGACTGGACCGTTTCGGCGTACGATAACGTCTCGGCCTATTGGGGCTCGACCCACGAGGAGACGTGGCGCGTGATCAAAAAATATCCGTTTCTGTCCGGCATGTTCATCTGGACCGGCTTCGATTACTTGGGCGAACCGATCCCCTACCCCTGGCCCGCCCGCAGCTCCTACTTCGGGGTGATCGACCTCGCCGGTTTTCCGAAGGATGCCTACTACCTCTACCAGAGCGAATGGACGAACGACGAGCCCGTGCTGCACGTCTTTCCGCACTGGAACTGGAAACCCGGCCAAACAGTGGACGTCTGGGCCTACTACAACCAGGCCGACGAGGTGGAACTGTTTTTAAACGGCGAATCGCTGGGCACCCGTGCCAAAGGCGACGACGAATTTCACGTGATGTGGCGCGTCCCATACCAACCCGGTACCATCAAAGCCATCTCCCGCAAGAACGGCGAAACTGTCCTCACCCGTGAGATTCACACCGCTGGAGCACCAGCCAAAATCGAACTCGTGGCGGATCGTGACCGCCTCACTGCCGACGGACGCGACCTGTCGTTCGTGACCGTGAAGATTCTGGATGCGGATGGCAACCTGGTGCCTCATGCCGACCACCTCGTGCAGTTCCAGGTCGAGGGCGAAGGCGAATTGGTCGGCGTCGACAACGGCTACCAGGCAAGTATGGAGTCGTTCAAAGCCGACCATCGGAAGGCGTTCAACGGCTTGTGTCTGGCCATTGTGCAGACGACAGAGAACGCTGGGACGATCACGCTGCAAGCGCAGGCCGAAGGACTGGAATCAGCCTCCGTTACCCTTACCACGAAAAATTGA
- a CDS encoding RNA polymerase sigma factor, with the protein MMLKGTTSPSDSQLWQALHQGDELAFTTLFRRYYEELLNYGLRLVSEEDLVADCVQEAFADVWYYRASLNPQVQSIRFYMMRIVRRKLFKQTSRRDVQLNVVPAEGERSVEQRLVESEALHQRHTALQRSIDDLPSRQREALYLRYYDQMSFEEISDLMGVSVQSVRNFLHKALVRLRKHPSLLRSLAIGMSGFVFCFLPF; encoded by the coding sequence ATGATGCTGAAGGGAACCACCTCTCCGAGCGACAGCCAACTCTGGCAAGCGCTGCACCAAGGCGATGAACTGGCGTTTACCACTTTGTTCCGTCGCTACTACGAAGAGTTGCTCAATTATGGCCTACGACTCGTTTCCGAAGAAGACCTAGTCGCCGATTGTGTGCAGGAGGCCTTTGCCGATGTGTGGTATTACCGCGCGTCGCTCAACCCCCAGGTGCAGTCAATTCGCTTCTACATGATGCGCATCGTACGGCGCAAACTTTTTAAGCAAACGTCGCGTCGCGACGTGCAGTTGAATGTCGTCCCCGCAGAAGGCGAACGTTCGGTAGAGCAGCGGCTGGTAGAATCCGAAGCCCTTCACCAGCGCCACACCGCCCTGCAGCGCTCGATCGACGACCTGCCTTCGCGTCAGCGCGAGGCCCTCTACCTGCGGTATTACGATCAAATGAGCTTCGAGGAAATTTCGGACCTGATGGGCGTCAGCGTACAATCGGTACGGAATTTTCTGCACAAAGCCTTAGTGCGGCTCCGCAAGCATCCCAGCCTGTTGCGCAGCCTGGCCATCGGCATGAGTGGCTTTGTATTTTGCTTTTTGCCCTTCTAA
- a CDS encoding glycosyl hydrolase: protein MIRFRLFFLLLLLPQALWAQPLRLLQTGHVPQTAKPWVFWYWMKASVSKAGITADLEAMQEAGIGGAYLMPIMGPTDPPLMEPPVNQLTPEWWAMVRHAMQEAKRLGLELAMHESDGFALAGGPWITPELSMQKVVWTETQVKGGQTFQDTLDQPETLEDYYRDLAVFAFPTPPGAKHSTQTLKPTVTTSQSDVDATFLAYAGQKRQSPDAPWNQEGGKDQFRSDGPAWIQYAFAEPFTARSVLIRTKGNNVQSHRLRIEASDDGQTFRAVAQLEPPRHGWQDTDADVTHTIPPTTARYFRFHFDPAGSEPGAEDLDAAKWKPTLKIAGIELSGAPRIHQFEGKSGAVWRISPRTTPEQLPDSLCIPHEAMVDLTDHLDAQGRLTWEVPEGNWTILRMGHTSTGHTNATGGAGQGLECDKFNPEAIRKQFDGWYGEAIRQMGPELAEDVLKVFHIDSWECGSQNWSPVFRAEFQKRRGYDLLPYLPVLAGVPIGNRDSSERFLYDVRQTIAELVTDTFYELMAQQAYAKGDRFSAECVAPTMLADGMRHYEKVDIPMGEFWLRSPTHDKPNDMQDALSGAHIYGKPIVQAEAFTELRILWDEHPAMLKALEDRNYALGINRMVYHVFTHNPWLDRQPGMTLNGVGLYFQRDQTWWKPGRAWVEYAQRCQELLQQGTPVADLAVFTGEELPRRSILPDRLVPILPGLFGPERVAAEKERLQNEGQPLREFPKGVTSTANFAEPADWVNPLHGYAYDSFNKDALIRLAEVRDGRIVLPGGASYGILIIPGDRRMSPNAELMTPEVATRLLALVEAGATILMQERPERSPSLVDASAADSTVRRVAATLWDGEWTPLAEGLSMKKVGKGRLLRGVCSAETLDALGLARDLVVQEGNPAYAEDIAYTHRTGPDFDIYFLSNQQDQSRTLTVSLRAGGQAPEVYNPVTQDTYAATDVHEQSGRTQFSLTLEPHGSRFILLRQLSADQSLTTVPETQAVKKLDGRWQVQFDPAARGPKKVLKMNELQDWSTRAEPEVKYYAGTATYTQKFSWKPEGNASTRVWLDLGDVANLAEVWVNGEACGVAWTAPYRIDITKALRPGKNELRIAVTNTWANRLIGDHALPEDERPTWSTVPYILEGEPLLKAGLLGPVRLLKAAPTDSAAQRSR, encoded by the coding sequence ATGATCCGTTTCCGACTTTTCTTTCTTTTGCTTCTTCTCCCGCAGGCGTTGTGGGCGCAACCGCTCCGGCTGCTGCAGACCGGGCACGTGCCGCAGACGGCCAAGCCGTGGGTGTTCTGGTACTGGATGAAAGCGTCGGTGTCGAAAGCGGGAATCACGGCCGACCTGGAAGCGATGCAGGAAGCGGGCATCGGCGGGGCGTACCTGATGCCGATCATGGGGCCGACCGATCCGCCCTTGATGGAGCCGCCCGTCAATCAACTTACCCCGGAGTGGTGGGCGATGGTGCGCCACGCGATGCAGGAAGCGAAACGGCTGGGGCTGGAACTTGCCATGCACGAGAGTGACGGCTTTGCCCTGGCCGGAGGGCCGTGGATTACCCCCGAACTGTCGATGCAAAAGGTGGTCTGGACCGAGACGCAGGTAAAAGGCGGACAGACGTTTCAGGATACGTTGGACCAGCCCGAGACACTGGAAGATTATTACCGCGACCTTGCGGTGTTTGCGTTCCCCACGCCGCCCGGGGCCAAGCATTCGACACAAACCCTTAAACCAACCGTAACGACCAGTCAGTCGGACGTGGACGCTACGTTTCTGGCGTACGCCGGTCAGAAACGCCAAAGCCCCGACGCACCCTGGAATCAGGAAGGCGGGAAAGATCAGTTTCGCAGCGACGGTCCGGCCTGGATTCAGTACGCCTTTGCGGAACCCTTCACCGCCCGCTCGGTCCTGATCCGCACGAAAGGCAACAACGTACAGTCGCACCGGCTGCGCATCGAAGCGAGCGACGACGGCCAAACGTTTCGAGCCGTGGCGCAACTGGAACCGCCCCGCCACGGCTGGCAGGACACCGACGCCGACGTCACCCATACCATCCCGCCGACCACCGCCCGCTACTTCCGTTTCCACTTCGATCCGGCCGGTTCCGAGCCGGGGGCCGAAGACCTGGACGCGGCCAAGTGGAAACCAACCCTGAAAATCGCGGGCATCGAATTGTCGGGTGCGCCGCGGATTCATCAGTTCGAAGGAAAAAGCGGGGCCGTCTGGCGCATCAGTCCGCGTACTACCCCAGAACAACTCCCCGATTCGCTGTGCATTCCGCATGAAGCGATGGTGGATCTAACCGATCACCTGGATGCCCAAGGCCGCCTGACCTGGGAAGTACCCGAAGGCAACTGGACGATTCTCCGCATGGGTCATACTTCGACCGGACATACCAACGCAACGGGCGGCGCGGGACAGGGACTAGAATGTGACAAATTCAACCCGGAAGCGATTCGGAAGCAATTCGACGGCTGGTACGGCGAAGCAATCCGGCAAATGGGACCGGAACTGGCCGAAGACGTTTTAAAAGTATTCCACATCGACAGTTGGGAGTGCGGCAGCCAGAACTGGTCGCCGGTGTTCCGAGCCGAGTTTCAGAAGCGGCGCGGCTACGACCTCCTGCCCTACCTCCCCGTGCTGGCGGGCGTCCCCATCGGCAATAGGGACTCGTCCGAGCGGTTTTTGTATGACGTGCGCCAGACCATCGCGGAGCTGGTCACCGATACGTTTTACGAGCTGATGGCCCAGCAAGCCTACGCGAAAGGCGACCGGTTCAGTGCCGAGTGTGTCGCCCCGACGATGCTCGCCGACGGCATGCGCCACTACGAGAAGGTCGACATCCCGATGGGCGAATTCTGGTTGCGGAGCCCGACCCACGACAAACCCAACGACATGCAGGATGCCCTGTCGGGTGCGCACATCTACGGCAAACCGATCGTGCAGGCCGAAGCATTTACCGAACTGCGCATCCTATGGGACGAGCACCCCGCGATGCTGAAAGCCTTGGAGGACCGTAACTATGCCCTGGGCATCAACCGGATGGTCTACCACGTCTTCACGCACAACCCCTGGCTGGACCGCCAACCCGGCATGACACTCAACGGCGTGGGACTTTACTTCCAGCGCGACCAGACTTGGTGGAAGCCGGGACGCGCGTGGGTCGAATACGCACAACGCTGCCAGGAACTCCTCCAGCAAGGCACGCCCGTCGCCGACCTGGCCGTGTTTACGGGTGAAGAGCTGCCGCGCCGCTCCATTCTGCCCGACCGGCTGGTGCCGATTTTGCCGGGGCTATTCGGGCCGGAACGCGTGGCCGCCGAGAAGGAGCGTTTGCAAAACGAAGGACAGCCGCTGCGTGAGTTTCCGAAGGGCGTCACCAGCACCGCCAACTTCGCCGAGCCTGCCGACTGGGTAAATCCGCTGCACGGCTACGCCTACGATTCATTTAACAAAGATGCCTTGATACGACTGGCCGAGGTGCGCGATGGTCGCATTGTGCTGCCCGGCGGTGCGAGCTACGGCATCCTCATTATTCCCGGTGATCGCCGCATGTCGCCCAACGCCGAATTGATGACGCCCGAAGTCGCGACGCGCCTCCTCGCCCTGGTCGAAGCGGGGGCCACGATCCTGATGCAGGAACGGCCGGAACGCTCGCCCAGTCTGGTCGACGCTAGTGCGGCAGACAGCACGGTACGACGAGTGGCCGCGACCCTGTGGGACGGCGAATGGACTCCGTTAGCGGAAGGACTTTCTATGAAAAAAGTCGGCAAAGGGCGGTTGCTGCGCGGGGTCTGTTCCGCCGAAACGCTGGACGCGCTTGGGCTTGCGCGTGACCTGGTGGTGCAGGAAGGAAATCCTGCCTACGCAGAAGACATCGCGTACACCCACCGCACGGGGCCTGACTTTGACATCTACTTCCTCTCCAACCAGCAGGACCAATCCCGTACGCTAACGGTATCGTTGCGGGCGGGCGGGCAGGCACCTGAAGTATATAACCCCGTCACGCAGGACACCTACGCCGCCACCGACGTGCACGAACAATCGGGCAGAACCCAATTCTCGCTTACGCTGGAGCCGCACGGTTCCCGCTTCATTCTGCTTCGCCAATTATCCGCTGACCAATCATTGACTACAGTTCCCGAAACACAAGCTGTCAAGAAACTGGACGGGCGCTGGCAGGTGCAGTTCGACCCCGCTGCCCGGGGGCCGAAAAAAGTGCTCAAAATGAACGAATTACAAGACTGGTCGACCCGCGCCGAGCCGGAAGTAAAATACTACGCCGGTACCGCGACGTATACCCAGAAATTTTCCTGGAAACCGGAGGGTAACGCCTCAACGCGTGTCTGGCTGGACCTGGGCGACGTCGCCAACCTGGCGGAAGTCTGGGTGAACGGAGAAGCGTGCGGCGTGGCCTGGACCGCCCCCTACCGCATCGACATCACGAAGGCCTTACGTCCCGGCAAAAACGAGTTACGGATCGCGGTAACCAACACGTGGGCGAACCGCCTGATCGGCGACCACGCCCTACCCGAAGACGAGCGCCCGACCTGGTCGACCGTCCCGTACATCCTGGAAGGCGAACCCCTTCTGAAAGCCGGGTTGCTGGGACCGGTCCGACTCCTGAAAGCCGCTCCGACCGATTCAGCCGCGCAACGCAGTCGGTAA
- a CDS encoding glycoside hydrolase family 2 TIM barrel-domain containing protein has translation MKSFLTAALVLLPATLGWAQTVTGEPAAIPPVPTIYQTEPWEDPLVCGINREPARATAYSFAHVADAISCDRTKTTRLISLNGTWDFRFATHPGEAPQDFWQGRVRGWDTITVPSNWELNGYDIPIYKSAVYPFRPIDPPRVPKDYNGVGSYQRTFTVPADWQGMNVTLHFGGVSSAFKVWVNGKFLGYGEDSCLPSEFNVTPYLQEGENVVSMQVIRWSDGAYLEDQDHWRMSGIQREVLLLAEPPLRLFDFRWQAKLDSAYEDAVLSIRPKVENLTGDSVPGYRIKAQLYDAQQQPVFAEPMDTTVESLLNESYPRLDNVKFGFFERTVRNPLKWSDETPNLYTLVISLEDSTGQVLEAKSCRVGFRSIEFSDDDRKLLINGKVTYLYGVNRHDHDPVKGKALSRDDIRRDVETIKRFNFNCIRTSHYPNDPYFYDLCDEYGILVMDEANLETHGQGGLLSNDPQWTHAFMERSSRMVLRDKNHPSVIIWSLGNESGRGPNHAAMAAWVHDFDITRPVHYEPAQGSPALPGYIAPNEPGYPKDHAHRVQVPADQYYVDMVSRFYPGLFTVDLLANQPGDNRPILFVEYSHSMGNSTGNMKEFWDAFRSTPRIIGGCIWDFKDQGLLKTDSATGQPFYAYGGDFGEPLHDGNFCINGIVASDGRPKAALYECKHVYQPVTSELIDATKGLIRVRNRHAAKSLEEYNVTFRVQEDGKVVVDKALPSLSLAAGQDTVMDVSRYLPRFKSGAEYLASLHFTLSHNEPWAPQGHEVAYDQFALTGLPVATASKTKSSVTVEEGADGYVLSGKGFQVTISKRNGALTSYVWNGQEQIEAPFLPHFTRPLTDNDDKGWKPDELLHEWYAAEPTLERIACAPGPDGLTQHVTSHYTLISDSATVQVTYTVNGDGVLKVAYALTPDPALSNLPKVGMQGGIRAGYDQLTWYGRGPLENYVDRRSGFATAVYTQPLSDFMEPYVRPQENGNRTDVRWMFLSNATGNGLLVVADSLLSMSAWPYTEENINAAKHTFDLKDAGYLTLNLDLEQMGIGGNDSWSEVGAPLEQYQIPPRPYRYIFYLQPIRSSGKNLSATARKIRF, from the coding sequence GTGAAATCTTTTCTGACCGCCGCGCTTGTCCTGCTCCCTGCCACGCTGGGTTGGGCACAGACGGTGACCGGCGAACCCGCCGCCATCCCCCCGGTTCCTACGATCTACCAGACCGAGCCCTGGGAAGATCCGCTCGTGTGCGGTATTAATAGAGAACCTGCGCGCGCCACGGCATACTCATTTGCCCACGTGGCGGACGCAATTTCTTGCGATCGTACGAAAACCACCCGCCTGATCTCACTCAACGGCACCTGGGACTTCCGCTTTGCGACGCATCCGGGCGAGGCACCGCAGGATTTCTGGCAAGGCCGGGTGCGCGGCTGGGACACGATCACGGTGCCCTCCAACTGGGAACTGAACGGCTACGACATTCCGATTTACAAAAGCGCGGTCTACCCGTTTCGGCCCATTGATCCGCCGCGTGTTCCGAAAGACTACAACGGAGTCGGTTCGTACCAGCGGACCTTCACGGTGCCCGCCGACTGGCAGGGGATGAATGTGACGCTCCACTTCGGCGGCGTGAGCTCTGCCTTCAAAGTCTGGGTGAACGGCAAGTTTCTGGGTTACGGTGAAGATAGTTGCCTCCCGTCGGAGTTTAACGTGACGCCGTATTTGCAGGAAGGCGAAAACGTGGTGTCGATGCAGGTGATCCGCTGGAGCGACGGTGCGTACCTCGAAGACCAGGACCACTGGCGCATGAGTGGCATCCAGCGCGAAGTGCTGCTGCTGGCCGAACCGCCGCTCCGCCTGTTCGATTTCCGCTGGCAGGCGAAACTCGATTCTGCCTACGAAGACGCCGTGCTGAGCATCCGCCCGAAGGTGGAAAACCTGACGGGCGATTCGGTGCCCGGCTACCGGATCAAAGCCCAACTCTACGACGCGCAACAGCAACCCGTTTTTGCCGAACCGATGGACACCACGGTGGAATCGCTGCTGAACGAATCGTACCCCCGCCTCGACAACGTGAAGTTCGGCTTCTTCGAGCGGACGGTGCGCAATCCCCTGAAGTGGAGCGACGAAACGCCGAACCTCTATACGCTGGTGATTTCGTTGGAAGATTCGACAGGTCAGGTGCTGGAAGCGAAAAGCTGCCGCGTCGGCTTCCGGAGCATCGAATTTTCGGACGACGACCGCAAGCTGCTGATCAATGGCAAGGTGACGTATCTCTACGGCGTGAACCGTCACGACCACGATCCGGTGAAGGGCAAGGCGCTGTCGCGGGACGACATCCGCCGCGACGTGGAGACGATCAAACGCTTCAATTTTAACTGCATCCGCACGAGCCACTACCCGAACGATCCGTACTTCTACGACCTGTGCGACGAATACGGCATTCTGGTGATGGACGAGGCGAACCTGGAAACGCACGGCCAGGGTGGGTTGCTGAGCAACGACCCGCAGTGGACCCACGCGTTTATGGAGCGCAGCTCGCGCATGGTGCTCCGCGACAAAAATCATCCGTCCGTCATCATCTGGAGCTTGGGCAATGAGTCGGGGCGCGGCCCGAACCACGCCGCCATGGCCGCCTGGGTGCACGATTTCGACATCACCCGTCCGGTGCATTACGAACCGGCACAGGGCAGTCCGGCCCTGCCGGGTTACATCGCGCCGAACGAGCCGGGCTACCCGAAAGACCACGCCCACCGCGTGCAGGTGCCCGCCGATCAGTACTACGTCGATATGGTCAGTCGCTTCTATCCCGGCCTGTTCACGGTCGATCTGCTGGCGAACCAACCCGGCGACAACCGCCCGATCCTGTTCGTGGAGTACTCCCACTCAATGGGCAACTCGACCGGCAACATGAAAGAATTCTGGGACGCGTTTCGGTCGACGCCCCGGATCATCGGCGGCTGCATCTGGGACTTCAAAGACCAGGGACTGCTGAAAACGGATTCGGCGACCGGCCAACCCTTTTATGCCTACGGGGGCGATTTCGGGGAGCCCCTACACGACGGCAATTTCTGCATCAACGGAATTGTGGCCTCGGACGGACGCCCCAAAGCGGCGCTCTACGAATGCAAGCACGTCTACCAACCTGTTACCAGCGAACTGATCGACGCCACAAAAGGTCTGATCCGGGTCCGGAACCGCCACGCGGCCAAGTCACTGGAGGAGTACAACGTCACCTTTCGGGTGCAGGAAGACGGCAAAGTGGTGGTCGACAAAGCGCTTCCGTCGCTGTCGCTCGCGGCCGGACAAGATACCGTTATGGATGTAAGTCGTTACCTCCCTCGCTTCAAATCGGGGGCGGAATACCTCGCCAGTCTCCACTTCACCCTCTCCCACAACGAACCGTGGGCTCCGCAGGGCCACGAAGTTGCGTACGACCAGTTTGCGCTGACCGGGTTGCCCGTCGCAACGGCTTCTAAAACTAAATCTTCTGTAACAGTCGAAGAAGGAGCCGACGGCTACGTGCTGAGCGGAAAAGGTTTTCAGGTGACGATCTCCAAACGCAACGGGGCGCTGACCTCGTATGTCTGGAACGGGCAGGAACAGATCGAAGCGCCCTTCCTGCCCCACTTCACCCGGCCGCTGACCGACAACGACGACAAAGGCTGGAAGCCGGACGAGCTTCTACACGAATGGTACGCCGCCGAACCAACCCTCGAACGCATCGCGTGCGCCCCTGGTCCCGACGGGCTTACCCAACACGTCACCAGCCACTACACCCTGATTAGCGACAGCGCCACGGTGCAGGTGACCTACACGGTGAACGGCGACGGTGTGCTGAAAGTAGCATACGCACTGACCCCTGATCCGGCTCTGTCGAACCTGCCGAAGGTCGGGATGCAGGGCGGGATTCGTGCTGGTTACGACCAATTGACCTGGTACGGACGCGGGCCGCTGGAGAATTACGTCGACCGCCGCTCGGGTTTTGCCACCGCCGTCTACACGCAGCCGCTTTCCGACTTCATGGAGCCGTACGTCCGCCCGCAAGAAAACGGCAACCGCACCGACGTCCGCTGGATGTTCCTCTCCAATGCAACGGGCAATGGATTGCTGGTGGTGGCCGACAGTCTGCTGAGCATGAGCGCCTGGCCTTATACCGAAGAAAATATCAACGCGGCGAAACACACGTTCGACCTGAAGGACGCAGGTTACCTTACGCTAAACCTTGATCTGGAACAGATGGGCATCGGGGGCAACGACAGTTGGTCGGAAGTGGGTGCGCCGCTGGAACAATACCAGATCCCGCCCCGGCCGTACCGCTACATATTCTACCTCCAACCGATCCGGTCTTCGGGAAAGAACCTCAGTGCCACCGCCCGAAAGATCCGTTTTTAA
- a CDS encoding glycosylase codes for MLRSSFTNLFLLSGLLALVGAGCAGSKSDAETAGQGQAVASTDSVPEVVPDSVMQRIYETVKTPHKYGLILTPPADDKKLDCPSVFREGDRWYMTYIVYDGRGYETWLAESPDLLQWTTTGKIMSFTDTTDWDTNQKAAYIALEDYEWGGNYQWQQYDGKYWMSYFGGSSRGYEQGLLSIGIAYSEQDPTQPHEWQRLEKPVLKATDEDARWWENNTIYKSSVIWDKEERLGYPFLMYYNAKGDSLNPKRGKERIGMAVSNDMRTWERYHPEPILDHFTGITGDPVIQKIGDVFVMFYFGAFWKDRPKEAFNRFACSYDLEHWTDWQGEDLIHSSEPYDDLFAHKSFVVKHDGVVYHFYCAVNKADQRGIAVATSKDLGESTVHFAQR; via the coding sequence ATGTTACGTTCTTCGTTTACGAACCTTTTTCTCCTCAGTGGCCTCCTGGCCCTTGTCGGTGCGGGCTGCGCCGGTTCCAAATCAGACGCCGAAACGGCCGGGCAAGGTCAAGCCGTTGCCTCCACCGACTCGGTGCCCGAGGTCGTGCCGGATTCGGTGATGCAGCGGATCTACGAGACGGTCAAAACGCCGCACAAGTACGGGCTGATACTCACGCCTCCCGCCGACGACAAAAAGCTGGACTGCCCCAGCGTGTTCCGCGAGGGCGATCGGTGGTACATGACCTACATCGTCTACGACGGTCGAGGTTACGAAACCTGGCTGGCCGAAAGCCCCGACTTGTTGCAGTGGACTACGACGGGCAAAATCATGTCGTTCACCGACACAACCGACTGGGACACCAACCAGAAAGCGGCCTACATCGCGCTGGAAGACTACGAATGGGGCGGTAATTATCAGTGGCAGCAGTACGACGGCAAGTACTGGATGTCATATTTCGGCGGATCGAGCCGTGGCTACGAACAGGGACTGCTGTCCATCGGCATTGCCTACTCGGAACAGGACCCGACCCAACCGCACGAGTGGCAGCGCCTGGAAAAGCCGGTGTTGAAGGCTACCGACGAGGACGCCCGTTGGTGGGAAAACAACACGATCTACAAAAGCTCCGTGATCTGGGACAAGGAAGAGCGCCTGGGCTACCCCTTCCTGATGTACTACAACGCGAAGGGCGACAGCCTCAATCCCAAGCGCGGCAAGGAGCGCATCGGGATGGCCGTTTCAAACGACATGCGCACGTGGGAGCGCTACCATCCGGAACCGATCCTCGACCACTTTACCGGCATTACGGGCGACCCGGTCATTCAGAAAATCGGGGATGTCTTCGTGATGTTTTACTTTGGTGCGTTCTGGAAGGATCGCCCCAAAGAGGCGTTCAACCGCTTTGCCTGTTCGTACGACCTGGAACACTGGACCGACTGGCAGGGCGAAGACCTGATCCATTCTTCGGAACCGTATGACGACCTATTCGCGCACAAATCGTTCGTTGTGAAACATGACGGCGTGGTGTATCACTTCTACTGTGCCGTCAACAAAGCCGACCAGCGGGGCATCGCCGTCGCCACGTCGAAAGATCTGGGAGAAAGTACGGTTCACTTCGCCCAGCGATGA